The following proteins are encoded in a genomic region of Sebastes fasciatus isolate fSebFas1 chromosome 14, fSebFas1.pri, whole genome shotgun sequence:
- the fbxl3a gene encoding F-box/LRR-repeat protein 3 codes for MKRIKGGEEDGNSSPDKSPPEACKKVRTETSEESEAVIASEAPESEWARLPQELLLHIFQYLPLLDRAYASQVCSRWNQAFHMPELWRCFEFELNQPTSSYLKATHPDLIKQIIKRHSNHLQYVSFKVDSSTESAEAACDILSQLVNCSLKTLGLISTARPSFMEVPKSHFISALTVVFVNSKSLSSLKIDDTPVDDPSLKVLVANNSDTLRLLKMSSCPHVSPAGILCVADQCHGLRELALNYHLLSDELLLALSSEKHVQLEHLRIDVVSENPGQHFHTIKKSSWDAMVRHSPKFNLVMYFFLYENEFGPFFNEEVPVMHLYFGRSVSKEVLGRVGLHCPRLVELVVCANGLRPLDEELIRIAKHCTQLSAIGLGECEVSCSAFVEFVKMCGRRLSQLSIMEEVLIPDHKYSLDEIHWEVSKHLGRVWFPDMMPTW; via the exons ATGAAGCGGAttaaaggaggagaggaggacggcAACAGCTCCCCTGATAAGAGCCCACCTGAGGCTTGCAAGAAGGTGCGGACGGAGACGAGCGAGGAGTCAGAGGCAGTGATTGCCAGTGAGGCACCAGAGAGTGAATGGGCACGACTGCCTCAGGAGCTTCTGCTACACATCTTCCAGTACCTTCCACTGCTGGATCGGGCTTATGCCTCTCAGGTGTGCAGCAGGTGGAACCAGGCTTTCCACATGCCCGAGCTGTGGAGATGCTTTGAGTTTGAGCTTAACCAGCCAACCAGCTCTTACCTGAAAGCCACACATCCAGACCTCATCAAGCAGATCATAAAGAGGCACTCCAACCACCTGCAGTATGTCAGCTTTAAG GTGGATAGTAGTACAGAGTCTGCAGAAGCAGCATGTGACATCCTTTCACAGTTGGTGAATTGCTCACTGAAGACCTTGGGGCTCATCTCTACAGCCAGGCCCAGTTTCATGGAGGTTCCAAAG TCCCATTTCATCTCAGCTCTGACTGTGGTGTTTGTCAACTCCAAATCGTTGTCTTCGCTGAAGATTGACGACACGCCGGTGGATGATCCGTCTCTGAAGGTGCTGGTGGCCAACAACAGCGACACCCTGAGACTGCTGAAGATGAGCAGCTGCCCTCACGTCTCCCCAGCAG GGATCCTGTGTGTGGCAGACCAGTGTCACGGCCTGAGAGAGCTAGCACTAAACTACCACCTCTTGAGTGATGAACTCCTGCTGGCCCTCTCCTCGGAGAAACACGTCCAACTGGAACATTTGCGGATCGACGTGGTGAGTGAGAACCCCGGGCAGCACTTCCACACCATCAAGAAGAGCAGCTGGGACGCCATGGTACGGCATTCGCCCAAATTCAACCTGGTCATGTACTTCTTCCTCTATGAGAACGAGTTCGGCCCCTTCTTTAACGAGGAGGTCCCGGTCATGCACCTCTACTTCGGTCGCTCGGTCAGTAAGGAGGTCTTGGGCCGCGTTGGCCTCCACTGCCCTCGTCTGGTGGAGCTGGTGGTGTGCGCCAATGGCCTGCGTCCTCTGGATGAGGAACTGATCCGCATCGCCAAGCACTGCACCCAGCTGTCGGCCATCGGCCTGGGCGAGTGCGAGGTTTCCTGCAGCGCATTTGTGGAGTTCGTCAAGATGTGTGGCCGGAGGCTTTCCCAGCTGTCCATCATGGAGGAGGTCCTGATTCCAGATCACAAATACTCCCTGGATGAGATCCACTGGGAGGTTTCGAAGCACCTGGGCCGGGTCTGGTTCCCGGACATGATGCCGACCTGGTGA